DNA from Actinoplanes sp. SE50/110:
ACGCCCACGACCTTGTCGAAGGCCGCCGGTCCGCCCGGGTTTCCGCCGGTGCCGGTGGTGAAGACGATGGAGTACGGCGTGAACGCCGTCCCGGTCACGTCGGTGACCCCGCCGGTCACGGTGAACCGGTACGCCGTGCCCACCGCCAGCGGCGCGGTCGGCGACAGGTTGATCACGTCCCCGCCGCCGCTGGTGATCGTGGTGGCCGGCACCGCCGCGCCGTCGCTGAGCCGGGTCAGGGTCACCGTCGAGGCGGTCAGCGAGGCGGCCGCGACACCGCCGTTGGGCAGCACCAGGTCCTCGACCACGCTGGTGGTGGGGGAGACGCCGGTCGCGCCGTTCGCCGGCGTGCCGGCCCGCACCGCGGGAACGGCCCCGGCGGCCGGCACGCTGGCGATGTCGACGTAGTCGAACTTGGTGTTCGTACCCCCGGCCGGGCTCAGCGTCAGCCTCCCGTCGGTGACCCGCACCGTGCGGGTCGCGGCGGCGAACCTGACCGCGGCGCTCGGCCGGAACCCGGCGATCGCGTTCTGGTCCTCCACATTCGCCCAGTGCACGCTGTCCACCGCGGTGCCCGCGTCACCGACCGCGACGGTCACCGTGTAGACCCCGGCCGGCACGGCCGCCTCCCAGGCGCCCGGCGTGGCCACCCCCGGCGCGCCGGCCGGAAGCTGGGCGTGCACGAAGGTGGCCAGCCGCGGATCGCTCTGGCCGGCGGCCGGGTTCCGGTTGCGCCCGTTGCCGGTCAGGTCGACCGGGGTGCCCTCACCCAGATCCACCCAGCCGTAGCCGCGCGTCGAGGTGTACGCCCCACCGGAGTCCCGCACATATCCGACGGCCGGCGCGGTCGCCGCATCCGAGAAGTCCACCTTGAGGGCGAACGCGGCCGGGGTCGCGCCGACCGTCGCCGACGAACCGCCGTCGGTGGTCACGTGGTACTCGTAGGCGGTGCCGTCGGTGACCGCGGTGTCCAGATACGACGCCCGGGTCACCGTCGCCAGCAGCGTGCTCCCGCGGTAGACCCGGTAGCTCGCCGCGTTCCCGCTCCAGGCCAGCGCCACCTGGGCGTCGCCGGGGGTGGCGGTCAGCCCGGTGGGCGGGTCCGCGGTGACCCGGCTGATCTCCACGTAGTTCAGCTTGGTGTTGACGCCGCCGATCGCGTCCACGGTCAGCCGCCCGTCGCTGACCGGCACGGTCACCGTCGCCGGCCGGAACTCGGCGGCCGCGGTGGACACGAAACCGCTGATCGCGGTGACGCCCTCGACGCGGACGGTGTGCCGGCTGTCGTACGCCGGCTGGTCCCCGGCCGAGACGGTCACCTGGTAGGTGCCGTCCGGCACGGCGTACTCCCAGGCGCCGGCGGTGGCGATGCCGTTGGTGCCGCCGACATCGCCGTACTGCAGATGAATGATGGTGTCGAGCCGTTGATCGATTCCCGCACGCGCGCGGTCCCGCGTGTTGCGGGTCAGATCCAGCGGCACGTGGGCGGTGCTGCTCAGGCTGTCCTGCCGCACCCACCCCTGCGCGCCGTCGAACGCGGCTCCGGTGTCGGCGGTGTACCCGCCCGGCACGGCCGCGGTGGCAGGCTGAAAGTTGATTTTCGCGACCGGGGTGACCGCGCCCAGCACGGGCACCGGAACCCCACCGACGACGGCCGCCACGGCGACCCCGGCAATCCAGCGACGACGATGCATGGCGCTGAACGTCGCACATCGGCGCCGCCGCCCCGCTGTCGGAAATCCGCACCCGGGGCGATGTCAGGAAGAGCGGAAATACCGGAATCAAGGGCGATCATGGACGGATCGTCCTACCGCGACCATCACGGGTCGGTGCGACGGCGCGCGCCACCTCGACGTTTCGCCTCGCAGCGGTGGACGCCGGCGGTTCGTCGTGGGGCGCCGTGGTCTTGACCGGGCGGTCGAGGCGCGCGTAATCTGACCGCACTCGTGAAACGTTTCATAAATCGGTGAGGATCGCTCATGACGAACCCGGCAGTGGCCGCGCTCATCGCGAGGTCGCACCGCCTCGGTGCGGATCCGCGCACCACCAACTACGCGGGCGGGAACACCTCCGCCAAGGGCGCCGAGGTGGACCCGGTGACCGGCGAGCCGACCGAGCTGATCTGGGTCAAGGGCTCCGGTGGCGACCTCGGCACCCTCACCGAGCAGGGCCTCGCGGTGCTGCGGCTGGACCGGCTGCGCGCGCTGCCCGGCGTCTACCCGGGGGTGGAGCGCGAGGACGAGATGGTCGCCGCGTTCGACTACTGCCTGCACGGGCGGGGTGGGGCGGCGCCCAGCATCGACACCGCGATGCACGCGCTGGTGGACGTGCCGCACGTGGACCACCTGCACCCGGACGCCGGGATCGCGATCGCGACCGCCGCCGACGGGCCGGCGCTGACCAGGGAGATCTTCGGGGACCGGGTGCGGTGGGTGGACTGGCGCCGGCCCGGGTTCCAGCTGGGTCTGGACATCGCCGCGGTGCAGCGGGCGCATCCGCGGGCGATCGGGGTGATCCTGGGCGGGCACGGGATCACCGCGTGGGGTGCGACCAGCGACGAGTGCGAGGCCCACGCGCAGGAGATCATCAGCACCGCCGCCGCATACCTCGAGCGGCACGGCCGCCGCGAGCCGTTCGGCAACGTCCGGACCGCGGCTCTTCCGCGGCAGCGGAGACGTGAGCGGGCCGCCGAGCTGTTCCCGATCATCCGCGGGCTGGCCTCCACCGACCGCCCGCAGGTCGGCCACTTCACCGACGACGACGTCGTCCTCGACTTCGTCGGCAGCGAGCGGCTGGCGGAGCTGGCCGCGCTCGGCACCTCCTGCCCGGACCACTTCCTGCGCACCAAGGTCAAGCCGCTGGTCCTGGACACCGCGCCGGACGCGCCGCTTGCGGCCATCACGCAGCGGCTCACCGAGCTGCGCGAGGGCTACCGGGCCGACTACCGCGCCTACTACGACCGGCACGCCACCGCGGACACTCCGGCGATCCGCGGCGCCGACCCGGCGATCGTGCTGGTCCCGGGTGTGGGGATGTTCTCGTTCGGGGCGAACAAGCAGACCGCCCGGGTGGCCGGCGAGTTCTACGTCAACGCGATCACGGTGATGCGCGGCGCGGAGAGCATCTCCCGGTACGCGCCGATCGACGAGGCGGAGAAGTTCCGGATCGAGTACTGGGCCCTGGAGGAGGCCAAACTCCAGCGGATGCCGAAGCCGAAACCACTGGCCGCCCGGGCCGCGTTCGTGACCGGCGGCGGCTCCGGGATCGGCCGGGCGATCGCGCTGCGGCTGGCCGCCGAGGGCGCCTGCGTGGTGATCGCCGACCGGGACGTCACCACCGCGCGGGCCGTGGCGGACGAGATCGGCGGCACCGACGCGGCGATCGCCGTCGAGGCCGACGTGACCGACGCGGCCGCGGTCGACGCCGCGCTGGACGCGGCGGTGCTCGCCTTCGGCGGGGTCGACCTGGTGGTCAACAACGCCGGTCTGTCCCTCTCGAAGTCGCTGCTGGAGACCACCGAGCAGGACTGGGACGTGCAGCACGACGTGCTGGCCAAGGGCTCGTTCCTGGTGGCCAGGGCCGCGGCCCGGGTGCTGATCGCGCAGCGGATGGGCGGCGACATCGTCTACATCTCCAGCAAGAACTCCGTGTTCGCCGGTCCGGACAACGTCGCCTACGGCGCCGCCAAGGCAGACCAGGCGCATCAGGTGCGGTTGCTGGCGGCCGAGCTCGGCGATCACGGCGTACGCGTCAACGGCGTCAACCCCGACGGTGTCGTCCGTGGCTCGGGGATCTTCGCGGCCGGCTGGGGTGCGCGGCGCGCCGCCGTCTACGGGGTGCCGCAGGAGCGGCTCGGCGAGTTCTACGCCCAGCGGACCCTGCTCAAGCGGGAGGTGCTGCCCGAGCACGTGGCCAACGCGGTCTTCGTGCTCACCGCCGGCGAACTGTCGCACACCACCGGACTGCACGTCCCGGTCGACGGCGGCGTCGCGGCCGCCTTCCTGCGATGAGCCACCGGTTCGCAGCCGTCGATCTCGGCGCCGCCAGCGGGCGGGTCGTGGTCGGCACGTTCACCGGCGACGGCCTCGACCTGGCGGTGGTGCACCGCTTTCCGAACGAGCCGGTGCGCGCCGGCGGCACCCTGTACTGGGACATCCTGGCGCTCTACCGCGGGGTGCTGGACGGGCTCGCCCGGGCCGGTCCGGTGGACAGCATCGGGATCGACTCGTGGGCGGTCGACTACGGGCTGCTCGACGTGTCCGGGGCGCTGCTCGGCAACCCGGTGCACTACCGGGACGCGCGGACCGACGGGATCGCCGCCCGGGTCCCCGACCTCTATGCCGTGAACGGGCTGCAGACGTTGCCGTTCAACACCGTCTACCAGCTGCTCGCGGCCGCGGACACCCCGCAGTACGCGACGGCCGCGACCCTGCTGATGATCCCCGACCTGATGGCGTACTGGCTGACCGGGGAGATCGGCGCGGAGTACACCAACGCCTCGACCACGGGGCTGCTCGACGTTCGTACCGGCCGATGGGCCACCTCGTTGATCGCGGACCTGGGGTTGCGGGCGGACCTCCTCCCGCCGATCCGTCGCCCCGGCGACGTG
Protein-coding regions in this window:
- a CDS encoding bifunctional rhamnulose-1-phosphate aldolase/short-chain dehydrogenase codes for the protein MTNPAVAALIARSHRLGADPRTTNYAGGNTSAKGAEVDPVTGEPTELIWVKGSGGDLGTLTEQGLAVLRLDRLRALPGVYPGVEREDEMVAAFDYCLHGRGGAAPSIDTAMHALVDVPHVDHLHPDAGIAIATAADGPALTREIFGDRVRWVDWRRPGFQLGLDIAAVQRAHPRAIGVILGGHGITAWGATSDECEAHAQEIISTAAAYLERHGRREPFGNVRTAALPRQRRRERAAELFPIIRGLASTDRPQVGHFTDDDVVLDFVGSERLAELAALGTSCPDHFLRTKVKPLVLDTAPDAPLAAITQRLTELREGYRADYRAYYDRHATADTPAIRGADPAIVLVPGVGMFSFGANKQTARVAGEFYVNAITVMRGAESISRYAPIDEAEKFRIEYWALEEAKLQRMPKPKPLAARAAFVTGGGSGIGRAIALRLAAEGACVVIADRDVTTARAVADEIGGTDAAIAVEADVTDAAAVDAALDAAVLAFGGVDLVVNNAGLSLSKSLLETTEQDWDVQHDVLAKGSFLVARAAARVLIAQRMGGDIVYISSKNSVFAGPDNVAYGAAKADQAHQVRLLAAELGDHGVRVNGVNPDGVVRGSGIFAAGWGARRAAVYGVPQERLGEFYAQRTLLKREVLPEHVANAVFVLTAGELSHTTGLHVPVDGGVAAAFLR
- a CDS encoding Ig-like domain-containing protein, giving the protein MHRRRWIAGVAVAAVVGGVPVPVLGAVTPVAKINFQPATAAVPGGYTADTGAAFDGAQGWVRQDSLSSTAHVPLDLTRNTRDRARAGIDQRLDTIIHLQYGDVGGTNGIATAGAWEYAVPDGTYQVTVSAGDQPAYDSRHTVRVEGVTAISGFVSTAAAEFRPATVTVPVSDGRLTVDAIGGVNTKLNYVEISRVTADPPTGLTATPGDAQVALAWSGNAASYRVYRGSTLLATVTRASYLDTAVTDGTAYEYHVTTDGGSSATVGATPAAFALKVDFSDAATAPAVGYVRDSGGAYTSTRGYGWVDLGEGTPVDLTGNGRNRNPAAGQSDPRLATFVHAQLPAGAPGVATPGAWEAAVPAGVYTVTVAVGDAGTAVDSVHWANVEDQNAIAGFRPSAAVRFAAATRTVRVTDGRLTLSPAGGTNTKFDYVDIASVPAAGAVPAVRAGTPANGATGVSPTTSVVEDLVLPNGGVAAASLTASTVTLTRLSDGAAVPATTITSGGGDVINLSPTAPLAVGTAYRFTVTGGVTDVTGTAFTPYSIVFTTGTGGNPGGPAAFDKVVGVATGASFTSVLTGPDGRLYAGTLDGNVYRFPINADGTLGTPLIIGSVRANAAALGLPGAPARTIIGMAFDPASTAAAPILWTTDNYEYVGPLDVPDWSGRIGRLSGADLGTYTPVVTGLPRSVKDHETNSLAFGPDGALYLTQGANNAMGAADSTWGNRAEHLLSAAVLRLDPARLPATLPLNVQTEQGGSYDPYAGNAPLTLYATGVRNAFDLVWHRNGHLYTPTNGSAAGGNTPATPATLPASCARRGYTGPVVPALTNVPAAETDYVFDVKSGRYYGHPNPVRCEWVLAGGNPTAGADPFEVAAYPAGTAPDPNFDLAGTYDAGLHASADGAIEYRGGALDGRLLVVRYSDGQDIETFDVAASGALSNRTVGITGLTGFSQPLDVTEDVTTGNLYVTELGAARITLLKPHA